One window from the genome of Perca flavescens isolate YP-PL-M2 chromosome 17, PFLA_1.0, whole genome shotgun sequence encodes:
- the npas4l gene encoding neuronal PAS domain-containing protein 4-like, giving the protein MSCVVFAGYKRRDAALLIQTRACRGGYISVEMNIWCKSCKRHVSAPCISHHHHHHHHHHHLPDGHRTSCRSFRSTKRASKARRDHINHEIRNMRALLPITQEDQERLSYLHSMAAICAYIRKSVLFQGLPAGVREHCSLPYEAFLQALHGFILVTNAQGRLVYVSENAAEYLGLSMIDVLQGDTFYDMVECSDIDIVKSNLDIKNNSSSERSFICCMQTSKAFKLQHGSCCSMMVRGSFQSFPQPCLSSSSACPNSQPLFVALCTPTVNRLRSSDSHHFCHSFNSVHRLDMSFTQLSDSVVYFLGCSAEEMTGRSWYGLVHPEDLSLSADSHRSLMQADDGFQVEMVLRLQCKDLSWTWVYIRANKDSECQSVSCANFIISETEARFLQKKIGSDAFSPSSLSLANSCHFASQQAPQAQSQNNTKCFKRQRSSDSQSEEPGAKARRESERDLYFVACVSSRGDSSPVPLGDSPALFTPPYSPASSSSPLQQRELSHDLLMDVHGYTDQLLSSPECSPSYYSYPEAGLTCHQSPSDSLPAAAEQTFDQAASPLSSSSSSSPTYDFQACSADTRLVPDCLSVSDMCESPVDCALHQDDFSLLEQPQGGSLVQVHHVPHHVLPIHSSLLTPNQSPTSTESNHYNEREQAEISILAEQISSLASSFSMYHTLSPLQNVAQPATTNTLPSACDWPHHPPLPSTPPLKREMVLDDGVFDSILKDLDAVTRKSSMSGPGDGACSYQQGLLRCRSGPHQLEQEPLWLSPPITEVPLPAEQFTAMDPFSLQSGHYDQNTELHQLNHYMQSALQQDGLAEENLY; this is encoded by the exons ATGAGTTGTGTCGTGTTTGCGGGCTATAAAAGAAGGGACGCGGCACTCCTCATCCAGACCAGAGCCTGCAGAG GTGGCTACATCAGCGTCGAAATGAATATTTGGTGCAAATCGTGCAAACGTCATGTTAGTGCTCCGTGCAtctctcatcatcatcatcatcatcatcatcatcatcatctgccCGATGGTCACCGCACCTCCTGCAGGAGTTTCAG ATCCACCAAAAGAGCGTCCAAAGCCCGACGGGACCACATCAATCATGAGATCAGGAATATGCGCGCTCTGTTGCCCATCACCCAGGAGGACCAGGAGCGTCTCTCCTACCTGCACTCCATGGCCGCCATCTGCGCCTACATCAGGAAGTCTGTTCTCTTCCAGG GACTCCCAGCTGGGGTGAGAGAACACTGCTCTCTGCCATACGAGGCCTTTCTTCAAGCCCTGCACGGCTTCATCCTGGTCACTAACGCGCAGGGGAGGCTGGTCTATGTGTCCGAAAATGCAGCTGAATATCTCGGTCTTTCCATG ATAGATGTGCTTCAAGGAGACACTTTCTATGACATGGTGGAATGCTCTGACATCGATATTGTTAAGTCAAACCTGGACATTAAAAACAACTCATCATCAG AGAGGAGCTTTATATGTTGTATGCAAACCTCCAAGGCCTTCAAGCTGCAACACGGCAGCTGCTGTTCCATGATGGTCAGAGGGAGCTTCCAGTCTTTCCCTCAGCCTTGTCTGTCCTCGTCTTCAGCCTGTCCCAACAGCCAGCCTCTGTTTGTGGCCCTCTGCACCCCCACGGTCAACCGCCTGCGGAGCTCGGACTCACACCACTTCTGTCACAGCTTCAACAGTGTCCACAGACTCGATATGTCCTTCACTCAGCTGTCCGACAG TGTTGTATATTTTTTGGGGTGTTCGGCAGAAGAGATGACCGGTCGGTCGTGGTACGGTCTTGTCCACCCTGAAGATCTTTCCTTGAGTGCAGATTCTCACAGAAGTTTAA TGCAGGCAGATGACGGCTTCCAGGTAGAGATGGTGCTCAGACTCCAGTGTAAGGATCTCTCGTGGACCTGGGTCTACATTCGAGCTAACAAAGACTCTGAGTGCCAGAGCGTGAGCTGCGCTAACTTCATCATCAG tGAAACGGAGGCCAGATTTCTGCAGAAGAAAATCGGCAGCGATGCCTTCAGTCCATCATCTCTATCTCTGGCAAATTCCTGCCATTTTGCTTCTCAACAGGCGCCCCAAGCTCAGAGCCAAAACAACACTAAATGCTTTAAAAGACAGAGGAGTTCTGACAGCCAAAGCGAGGAGCCAGGTGCCAAAGCTAGGCGGGAGTCCGAGCGAGACTTATACTTTGTGGCGTGCGTCTCCTCCCGAGGCGATAGCTCACCTGTTCCCTTGGGTGACAGCCCTGCTCTCTTCACCCCTCCCTACAGCCCGGCCTCCTCCAGCTCCCCTCTGCAGCAGCGGGAGCTCAGCCATGACCTCCTGATGGATGTGCATGGATACACAGATCAGCTGCTGTCCTCCCCTGAGTGCTCTCCCTCCTATTATTCCTACCCAGAGGCAGGGCTCACCTGTCACCAATCGCCCTCCGACTCCCTCCCTGCAGCCGCTGAACAAACCTTTGATCAGGCAGCCtctccactctcctcctcctcctcctcatctccgaCCTACGATTTCCAAGCTTGTTCCGCCGATACTCGATTAGTTCCTGACTGCTTGTCTGTGTCGGACATGTGTGAGAGCCCCGTGGACTGTGCTCTGCATCAAGACGACTTCAGCCTTCTAGAGCAGCCACAAGGGGGCAGCCTTGTCCAAGTGCATCATGTTCCCCACCATGTGTTGCCCATACATTCCAGCCTTCTTACCCCCAACCAATCTCCCACATCCACCGAGTCTAACCATTACAACGAGAGGGAACAGGCAGAGATCAGTATTCTGGCTGAGCAGATCTCCTCCCTGGCCAGCAGCTTTTCCATGTATCACACCCTAAGTCCGCTTCAAAATGTGGCCCAACCTGCCACCACTAACACCCTGCCCTCCGCCTGCGACTGGCCCCATCACCCTCCTCTCCCCTCAACCCCTCCGCTTAAGCGCGAGATGGTCCTCGATGACGGCGTGTTCGACAGCATTCTGAAAGACCTGGACGCGGTTACAAGGAAAAGCAGCATGTCCGGCCCCGGTGATGGAGCATGCAGCTACCAGCAGGGCTTGTTGCGCTGCAGGAGTGGGCCCCATCAGTTGGAACAGGAGCCCCTCTGGCTCTCCCCGCCCATCACAGAGGTCCCGCTGCCTGCAGAGCAGTTCACTGCCATGGATCCCTTCAGTTTGCAGTCGGGACACTATGACCAAAACACTGAGTTGCATCAACTCAACCACTATATGCAGAGTGCCCTTCAGCAAG